The proteins below come from a single Asanoa ferruginea genomic window:
- a CDS encoding NACHT domain-containing protein, which yields MSKPRHESLAKTIVFSAFKLLFPSSADRIDSIRDISSAITGLDKNSRAARALPRRLEEAADHIALRLERIDAVEFPDLDEDARDLAVEGVVAALKAVDPTVESFVRDAVTEETIYEQLRPEARKAWQRADLGDAAVRYGGIFLREACAYVVGMVRDLPGFDSEVVWETYIATHTLDVMLEAAIGNVVLPQYRADALPAESRLEAAYRTDIVTEYKHAELIGLDLPAELRRQPVRVAYMRLRSTSPRVPAQAHGGGEVVDRDALQVDATLGRAVKAAAKRGSDGVRILLTGTAGSGKTTITQWLAITLAEQRVPATLSHLQDCVPVVVQLRHVHNGGAIPSYASMVRASAHRANPELVGWIEKKLDAGRAVVIFDGLDELAPHDVTATTKWIEKVIAAHPAAHYVVTSRPDNIDYRRFATHGFQQLSLLDTTPAEAQECVRRWFKALISASAADDRGKYVERRDQLLVDLRTNRNVIDLSKTPLLCAMLSALYANRLSGAAPDSRVDLYDRVVTTLVDLRERGKKVPLGEFQLAPREKLLLLQSLAAFMSVQSKATIRLRPLSRLVALGAVAEFDARIVGNITEPTALEVLDSELKGMVAVRMSGLEVLDHFLDRSVVFQRIGDNQGHFVHRSIQEFLTGRAFGYRGDVEGLLRKVDSQEWRRVVAFAAGTAGQRDFATRLVRRLLATARPAVGSYRDILLLAAECVTAAGQVDPEVAEAARTAVSVVLPPRSVAEADLLPGLGEALLPWLEVRDGMSAAVIEACVAAAARVGGPAALTTIGRHSQSALGHEVAKVFVDSWGFFDASAYAMKVLRNVDLRQRLVPLRTADQLTAAATIPTLVSARVETDLGRPDLTFVAPLRELRDLDAQQLPNLRSAAGVGSLTRLRRLNLSRCPHLADISAIADLHALRDLYLNECPEIVDLTAIGGPRGLRVLCVDGAVGVTDFSVIAGLSALTTLSVTDCDLGSLDVCAGLPQLRTLRARTAKGVSDVEAIGACGELRRLELRLADGAALPKLPPSLTSVRLSGQTTAEAFTRLASLPDLRHLAVYGAAALDSIAAVGGLPGLVELCVTGATKLQTAAGLRECRSIEVLDLSGAGIWNLDFLEGMRELRRVTLDRCTSLRDISGLHGLPKLEHVSMTGGVQGVSDDAVLRLRQAAAAPLSVDHDPFPDLYDRPYDPSDYDTG from the coding sequence GTGAGCAAACCGCGCCACGAGAGTCTCGCGAAAACGATTGTCTTCTCCGCGTTCAAGCTCCTTTTCCCCAGCTCCGCCGATCGCATCGACTCGATCCGCGACATCAGTTCCGCCATTACGGGTCTCGACAAGAACAGTCGGGCGGCCCGGGCCCTGCCGCGGCGGCTGGAGGAGGCGGCCGACCACATCGCGCTGCGGCTCGAGCGGATCGATGCCGTCGAGTTCCCCGACCTCGACGAAGACGCACGTGACCTGGCGGTGGAGGGCGTCGTGGCGGCGCTGAAGGCCGTCGACCCCACCGTCGAGAGCTTCGTGCGCGACGCGGTGACCGAGGAGACCATCTACGAACAGTTGCGCCCCGAGGCGCGCAAGGCGTGGCAGCGGGCCGACCTCGGCGACGCCGCGGTCCGCTACGGCGGCATCTTCCTCCGGGAGGCCTGCGCCTATGTCGTCGGCATGGTCCGCGACCTGCCGGGGTTCGACAGCGAGGTGGTCTGGGAGACCTACATCGCCACGCACACGCTCGACGTCATGCTCGAGGCGGCGATCGGGAATGTCGTCCTGCCGCAATATCGCGCCGACGCGTTGCCTGCGGAGAGCCGGCTGGAGGCCGCCTACCGCACCGACATCGTCACGGAATACAAACACGCCGAGCTCATCGGTCTCGATCTCCCGGCCGAGCTGCGCCGGCAGCCGGTGCGGGTCGCCTACATGCGGCTGCGCTCGACGTCACCGCGGGTGCCGGCCCAGGCCCACGGCGGCGGCGAGGTCGTCGACCGGGATGCCCTACAGGTCGACGCGACGTTGGGCCGCGCGGTCAAAGCGGCGGCCAAACGCGGCAGCGACGGCGTCCGCATCCTGCTCACCGGCACGGCCGGATCGGGCAAGACGACGATCACCCAGTGGCTCGCCATCACGCTGGCCGAGCAGCGGGTTCCCGCGACGCTGTCGCACCTGCAAGATTGCGTGCCGGTCGTCGTGCAACTGCGCCACGTGCACAACGGGGGCGCCATCCCGTCCTACGCCAGCATGGTCCGGGCCTCGGCGCACCGCGCCAACCCGGAGCTGGTCGGCTGGATCGAGAAGAAGCTCGACGCCGGCCGCGCCGTCGTCATCTTCGACGGCCTCGACGAGCTGGCGCCACACGACGTGACCGCGACCACCAAGTGGATCGAGAAGGTCATCGCCGCCCACCCCGCGGCGCACTACGTCGTCACCTCGCGGCCCGACAACATCGACTACCGGCGGTTCGCGACGCACGGCTTCCAGCAGCTCAGCCTGCTCGACACGACGCCGGCCGAGGCACAGGAGTGCGTCCGTCGATGGTTCAAGGCGCTGATCAGTGCCAGCGCGGCCGACGACCGGGGCAAGTATGTCGAGCGCCGCGACCAGCTCCTGGTCGACCTGCGGACCAACCGCAACGTCATCGACCTCAGCAAGACCCCGCTGTTGTGCGCGATGCTGAGCGCCCTCTACGCCAACCGGCTCTCCGGCGCGGCGCCCGACAGCCGGGTCGACCTCTACGACCGGGTCGTCACCACCCTGGTCGATCTCCGGGAGCGGGGCAAGAAGGTCCCGCTCGGCGAGTTCCAGCTCGCACCGCGGGAGAAGCTGCTGCTCCTCCAGTCGCTGGCGGCGTTCATGAGCGTGCAGTCGAAGGCGACGATCCGGCTCCGGCCGCTGTCCCGGTTGGTCGCGCTCGGCGCGGTCGCCGAGTTCGACGCGCGGATCGTCGGCAACATCACCGAGCCGACCGCCCTGGAGGTGCTCGACTCGGAGCTGAAGGGCATGGTCGCGGTCCGGATGTCGGGCCTCGAGGTGCTCGACCACTTCCTCGACCGCAGCGTGGTGTTCCAGCGCATCGGCGACAACCAGGGCCATTTCGTGCACCGGTCGATCCAGGAGTTCCTGACCGGCCGCGCGTTCGGCTACCGCGGCGACGTCGAGGGCCTGCTGCGCAAGGTCGACTCCCAGGAGTGGCGGCGGGTGGTCGCGTTCGCCGCGGGCACCGCGGGCCAGCGCGACTTCGCGACGCGGCTCGTGCGCCGGCTGCTGGCGACGGCGAGGCCCGCGGTCGGCTCCTACCGCGACATCCTGCTGCTGGCCGCCGAGTGCGTGACCGCGGCCGGGCAGGTCGACCCCGAGGTCGCGGAGGCGGCGCGCACGGCGGTGTCGGTCGTGCTGCCGCCCCGTTCGGTGGCCGAGGCCGACCTGCTGCCCGGCCTTGGCGAGGCGCTGCTGCCCTGGCTCGAGGTCCGCGACGGCATGTCGGCGGCGGTCATCGAGGCCTGCGTCGCGGCGGCGGCGAGGGTGGGCGGCCCGGCGGCGCTGACCACAATCGGGCGACACAGCCAGTCGGCGCTGGGGCACGAGGTCGCCAAGGTGTTCGTCGACAGTTGGGGCTTCTTCGACGCGTCGGCGTACGCGATGAAGGTTCTGCGCAATGTCGATCTTCGCCAGCGGTTGGTGCCGTTGCGCACGGCCGACCAGCTCACGGCGGCCGCCACCATCCCCACGCTGGTCTCCGCGCGGGTGGAGACCGACCTCGGCCGGCCCGACCTCACGTTCGTCGCGCCGCTGCGCGAACTGCGCGACCTCGACGCACAGCAACTGCCCAACCTGCGCTCCGCTGCCGGCGTCGGGTCGCTGACCCGCCTCCGGCGGCTCAACCTCAGCCGTTGCCCGCACCTCGCCGACATCTCCGCGATCGCCGACCTGCACGCGCTGCGCGACCTCTACCTCAACGAGTGCCCGGAAATCGTCGACCTCACCGCGATCGGCGGCCCGCGCGGCCTGCGGGTCCTCTGCGTCGACGGCGCGGTCGGTGTCACCGACTTCTCCGTCATCGCCGGGCTGTCGGCGCTGACCACCTTGTCGGTCACCGACTGCGACCTCGGCTCGCTCGACGTCTGCGCCGGCCTGCCCCAGTTGCGCACGCTGCGGGCCCGCACCGCCAAGGGCGTCAGCGACGTCGAGGCGATCGGCGCGTGCGGCGAGTTGCGCCGCCTCGAACTGCGGCTGGCAGACGGCGCCGCGCTGCCGAAACTGCCGCCGTCGCTGACCTCGGTCCGCCTGTCGGGCCAGACCACCGCGGAGGCGTTCACCCGGCTGGCGTCGCTGCCCGACCTGAGGCACCTGGCCGTCTACGGCGCGGCGGCCCTCGACTCGATCGCCGCCGTCGGCGGCCTCCCCGGTCTTGTCGAGCTGTGCGTCACCGGCGCCACCAAGTTGCAGACGGCGGCCGGGCTGCGGGAATGCCGCTCGATCGAGGTCCTCGACCTGAGCGGCGCCGGCATCTGGAACCTCGACTTCCTGGAAGGAATGCGGGAACTGCGGCGGGTCACCCTCGACCGGTGCACGTCCCTCAGAGACATCTCGGGCCTCCACGGCCTGCCGAAGCTCGAACACGTCAGCATGACCGGCGGCGTGCAGGGCGTCTCCGACGACGCGGTCCTGCGTCTGCGCCAGGCGGCGGCAGCACCGCTGTCGGTCGACCACGACCCGTTCCCCGACCTCTACGACCGCCCCTACGACCCGTCGGATTACGACACCGGCTAG
- a CDS encoding cation:proton antiporter encodes MTELLAVTVAGLVVIAAATVFGPRLGVAAPLVLVAIGVAASFLPAFGAVHIEPELILEGVLPPLLYSSAVSMPAMNFRREFGAISGLSVLLVVGSALALGLFFMLVIPGLGFAWGVALGAIVSPTDAVATSIIKQTAVSKRVAAMLDGESLLNDATALVLLRTAVVAAAASFSLWGSVGRFAYSVAIAVLIGWLVGRLHLIVRRRVTDPTVNTVISFAVPFIASVPAGLLGGSGLVAAVVAGIVTGIRAPRELSPQNRLSDSQNWRTVELVLEGAVFLTMGVQLTSIVSAVDVGVGTTVLVAVGALALTILVRAAYIAPLLRVLHGLSRRTDRLQTRLLDMRERMSTSEGKQETLDELNARPLFKVSERDLERFTVRITRGLADIEYFRREPLQWREGLVVVWAGMRGAVTVAAAQTLPADTPQRSVLVLVAFAVAVLSLLVQGGTIGPLVRSITADVDRAALDEQGKQERDRLFDLLKTSAESVPDAYAGRDPTPEGFEAAKRTRLAVLAAQRSALLDARDNGTFDADVLETALANLDASEITIEMRGRLAG; translated from the coding sequence GTGACCGAGCTGCTCGCCGTGACCGTCGCCGGGCTCGTGGTGATCGCCGCCGCTACGGTGTTCGGTCCTCGCCTGGGCGTCGCGGCACCGCTCGTGCTGGTCGCGATCGGCGTCGCCGCGAGCTTTCTGCCGGCCTTCGGCGCGGTGCACATCGAGCCCGAGCTGATCCTCGAAGGCGTGCTGCCGCCGCTGCTCTACTCGTCGGCGGTGTCGATGCCGGCGATGAACTTCCGCCGCGAGTTCGGCGCGATCAGCGGCCTGTCCGTGCTCCTGGTGGTGGGCAGCGCGCTCGCCCTCGGGCTCTTCTTCATGCTGGTCATCCCGGGGCTCGGCTTCGCCTGGGGCGTGGCCCTCGGCGCGATCGTCAGCCCCACCGACGCCGTGGCCACGTCGATCATCAAGCAGACCGCGGTGTCCAAACGCGTCGCGGCGATGCTCGACGGGGAGAGCCTGCTCAACGACGCGACCGCGCTGGTGCTGCTGCGCACCGCGGTCGTCGCGGCCGCCGCGTCGTTCTCGCTGTGGGGCTCGGTCGGGCGGTTCGCGTACTCCGTTGCCATCGCGGTCTTGATCGGTTGGCTCGTCGGCCGGCTCCACCTGATCGTGCGGCGGCGGGTGACCGACCCGACGGTCAACACGGTCATCTCGTTCGCGGTGCCGTTCATCGCGTCAGTGCCCGCCGGGCTGCTCGGCGGCTCCGGCCTGGTCGCGGCCGTCGTCGCCGGGATCGTGACGGGCATCCGCGCACCGCGCGAACTGTCGCCGCAGAACCGCCTCTCCGACTCGCAGAACTGGCGCACCGTCGAACTCGTGCTCGAGGGCGCGGTGTTCCTGACGATGGGCGTGCAGCTCACCTCGATCGTGTCAGCCGTCGACGTCGGCGTCGGGACGACCGTGCTCGTCGCCGTCGGTGCGCTCGCGCTGACGATTCTGGTGCGGGCCGCCTACATCGCGCCGCTGCTGCGCGTCCTGCACGGGCTGTCCCGGCGCACCGACCGGTTGCAGACCCGCCTCCTCGACATGCGGGAACGGATGAGCACCTCGGAGGGGAAGCAGGAGACGCTGGACGAGCTCAACGCGCGGCCGCTGTTCAAGGTCTCGGAGCGCGACCTCGAACGCTTCACCGTGCGGATCACGCGCGGGCTCGCCGACATCGAATACTTCCGGCGCGAGCCGTTGCAGTGGCGCGAAGGGCTCGTGGTCGTGTGGGCCGGCATGCGCGGAGCGGTGACCGTCGCGGCCGCGCAGACGCTCCCCGCCGACACTCCGCAACGGTCGGTGCTGGTGCTCGTCGCCTTCGCGGTCGCGGTGCTGTCACTGCTCGTGCAGGGCGGCACGATCGGGCCGCTGGTGCGATCGATCACCGCCGACGTCGACCGGGCCGCGCTCGACGAGCAGGGCAAGCAGGAGCGCGACCGGCTCTTCGACCTGCTGAAGACGAGCGCGGAGAGCGTGCCGGACGCCTACGCCGGCCGCGATCCGACGCCAGAGGGTTTCGAGGCGGCGAAGCGGACGCGGCTCGCGGTGCTGGCGGCGCAGCGGTCGGCGCTGCTCGACGCCCGCGACAACGGCACCTTCGACGCGGACGTGCTGGAAACCGCCTTGGCCAACCTCGATGCCTCCGAAATCACCATCGAGATGCGCGGCCGGCTCGCCGGCTAG
- a CDS encoding ABC transporter substrate-binding protein, producing MTNLSRASRAAIGAVALVCALTACSPVADEAAPADKPSQSQNSFGSPANPDEVKEGGKLTVALSAEPDRLDPSLSRSLYSRYVFQAMCEKLYDVDEKAQVVPQLATALPTVSPDGKTVTITVRQGVKFADGTEFNAAVVKTTLERNLKLPESARKSEIGPIDTVDAPDAQTVVVHLKTPFAPLLGALADRAGMIMSPAALQKLGTNFASAPVCVGPFKFSKRVPQSSIDVVRDPNYYAADKVHLDGISWRILTDASIRSANLRSGDAEVADSVSTQDVDSLRKESSLTVLQSQSLGYQGITINVGNVDGLGTPPKPIDRPIAKEAKVRQAFEYAIDRKALVNAVFNGISTPACSPISPASAFSSEAAQKCREHDPAKAKQLLQEAGVQVPYTINMLASNTPDTLRLAQALQSMVKDGGFDIKISPVEYSSLLDEQDRGNFEILQLGWSGRIDPDANITNFVGTGGSQNVGGSSNPELDAVLDKARQSTDLNERKQLYGQAVGLLQDQNPLIYLYRQANLTAFSNKVKGVQVYPDGVIRAAFAGFAK from the coding sequence ATGACGAACCTCTCGCGCGCAAGCCGGGCCGCCATCGGAGCGGTCGCGCTCGTCTGTGCGCTCACGGCCTGCTCACCGGTGGCTGATGAAGCCGCACCCGCGGATAAGCCTTCGCAGAGCCAAAATTCCTTTGGCAGCCCGGCCAACCCGGACGAAGTCAAGGAGGGCGGCAAGCTGACCGTCGCTCTTTCCGCGGAGCCCGATCGGCTGGATCCCTCGTTGTCCCGCAGCCTCTACTCGCGCTATGTCTTCCAGGCGATGTGCGAGAAGTTGTATGACGTCGACGAGAAGGCGCAGGTCGTGCCGCAGTTGGCCACCGCCCTTCCGACCGTCAGCCCCGACGGCAAGACCGTCACGATCACCGTGCGTCAGGGCGTCAAGTTCGCCGACGGCACGGAGTTCAACGCCGCGGTGGTCAAGACCACCCTCGAACGAAACTTGAAGCTGCCGGAGTCGGCGCGCAAGAGCGAGATCGGGCCCATCGACACCGTCGATGCGCCTGACGCGCAGACGGTCGTCGTACACCTGAAGACGCCCTTCGCACCGCTCCTCGGCGCGCTGGCCGACCGCGCTGGCATGATCATGAGCCCGGCCGCCCTCCAGAAGCTGGGCACCAACTTCGCCTCGGCCCCCGTCTGCGTGGGTCCGTTCAAGTTCAGCAAGCGGGTGCCGCAGAGCTCGATCGACGTCGTGCGGGACCCCAACTACTACGCCGCCGACAAGGTGCACCTCGACGGCATCTCGTGGCGGATCCTGACCGACGCGAGCATCCGCTCGGCCAACCTGCGCTCCGGCGACGCCGAGGTCGCCGACAGCGTGTCCACCCAGGATGTCGACAGTCTCCGCAAGGAGTCGTCGCTGACCGTGTTGCAGTCGCAGTCGCTGGGCTATCAGGGGATCACCATCAACGTCGGCAACGTCGACGGGCTCGGCACCCCGCCGAAGCCCATCGACCGGCCGATCGCGAAGGAAGCCAAGGTCCGGCAGGCATTCGAGTACGCGATCGACCGCAAGGCGCTCGTGAACGCCGTCTTCAACGGCATCTCCACCCCGGCCTGTAGCCCGATCTCGCCGGCGAGCGCGTTCTCGTCGGAGGCGGCGCAGAAGTGCCGCGAGCACGATCCTGCGAAGGCCAAGCAGTTGCTCCAGGAAGCCGGCGTGCAGGTGCCCTACACCATCAACATGCTGGCCTCGAACACTCCCGACACGCTGCGGCTCGCCCAGGCGCTTCAGTCGATGGTCAAGGACGGCGGCTTCGACATCAAGATCAGCCCGGTCGAATACTCCTCGCTGCTCGACGAGCAGGACCGGGGCAACTTCGAGATCCTCCAGTTGGGTTGGAGCGGTCGCATCGACCCCGACGCCAACATCACGAACTTCGTGGGTACGGGCGGCAGCCAGAACGTCGGCGGCAGCAGCAACCCGGAGCTGGACGCCGTGCTCGACAAGGCCCGCCAGTCGACCGACCTCAACGAGCGCAAGCAGCTCTACGGACAGGCGGTCGGCCTGCTCCAGGACCAGAACCCGCTCATCTACCTCTACCGGCAGGCCAACCTGACCGCCTTTTCCAACAAGGTCAAGGGCGTCCAGGTGTATCCCGACGGCGTCATCCGCGCGGCCTTCGCCGGATTCGCCAAGTAG
- a CDS encoding dihydrofolate reductase family protein, whose product MSKIVWDVSMSLDGFTAGPNVREAEPMGDGGEGLHEWMAVDVDTHREVSASAGATIISRRTFDLGLPHWGGTPFPGVPSFVVTHRTREDLVGDNGGVFAFDGLEAAARRAKDAARGKDVLVLGAHVAGALLGAGLLDEVRLHLVPLLLGQGTSLFAGARAELIQEGPPVTGAVTHLRYAVRKP is encoded by the coding sequence ATGAGCAAGATCGTGTGGGACGTGTCGATGTCCCTGGACGGGTTCACGGCCGGACCCAACGTCCGGGAGGCGGAGCCCATGGGCGACGGCGGCGAAGGGTTGCACGAATGGATGGCCGTCGACGTCGACACGCATCGTGAGGTCTCCGCGTCGGCGGGCGCGACGATCATCAGCCGGCGCACCTTCGACCTCGGCTTGCCCCATTGGGGTGGCACACCCTTTCCCGGCGTCCCCAGCTTCGTGGTCACCCACCGCACCCGCGAAGACCTGGTCGGCGACAACGGCGGGGTGTTCGCCTTCGACGGACTGGAGGCCGCGGCGCGGCGGGCGAAAGACGCCGCGCGGGGCAAAGACGTGCTGGTGCTCGGTGCGCACGTCGCCGGGGCGTTGCTCGGGGCGGGGCTCCTCGACGAGGTCCGCCTCCACCTCGTACCCCTGCTGCTGGGGCAGGGCACGTCGCTGTTCGCCGGCGCGCGCGCCGAGCTGATCCAGGAGGGCCCGCCCGTCACCGGCGCGGTGACCCACCTGCGCTACGCCGTGCGGAAGCCTTGA
- a CDS encoding ABC transporter permease, translating to MARYLLTRAWHSALTLVLATVVVFLGIRALPGDPALSLAGEDRSPEALAAIRTEYGLDRPVTVQFGHYVERAIQGDFGSSIRTGIPVSDMIRTALPVTVELSVLAILIAALLGIGAGVVAAVRRGRPAEWVANALALIGLSVPHFWLGLLAILYLSVATGLFPASGFVPLLEDPVGNLHHIILPAVILGTGLAAIIMRQTRSAMLDSLSADYVRTAKAKGLSPRAVIGRHALRNSLIVVVTIVGLQLGGLISGAVVTESIFGLPGFGKMTIDAVFQRDYPVIQAVVLLTATAYIVINFLVDLLYSVIDPRIRVAGEAA from the coding sequence GTGGCCCGGTACCTACTGACCCGCGCGTGGCACTCGGCGCTGACCCTGGTGTTGGCGACGGTGGTGGTCTTCCTCGGAATCCGTGCGCTTCCGGGTGACCCCGCGCTGTCGCTGGCGGGGGAGGACCGTTCGCCCGAGGCACTGGCGGCGATCCGCACGGAGTACGGACTGGACCGTCCCGTCACGGTCCAGTTCGGACACTACGTGGAACGCGCGATCCAGGGTGACTTCGGCAGCTCGATCCGCACGGGCATCCCGGTGTCCGACATGATCCGCACCGCCCTGCCGGTCACCGTCGAGCTATCCGTGCTGGCCATCCTCATCGCCGCGCTGCTGGGCATCGGTGCCGGGGTGGTCGCGGCCGTGCGCCGGGGCCGCCCGGCCGAGTGGGTGGCCAACGCGCTGGCCCTGATCGGGTTGTCGGTGCCGCATTTCTGGCTCGGCCTGCTCGCCATCCTCTATCTTTCCGTGGCGACCGGCCTGTTCCCGGCTTCCGGGTTCGTTCCGCTGCTGGAAGACCCGGTGGGCAACCTGCACCACATCATCCTGCCCGCGGTGATCCTCGGCACCGGCCTGGCGGCGATCATCATGCGGCAGACCCGGTCGGCGATGCTCGACTCACTCTCGGCCGACTACGTGCGCACGGCGAAGGCCAAGGGCCTGTCGCCGCGCGCCGTGATCGGCCGGCACGCGCTGCGCAACAGCCTCATCGTGGTCGTCACGATCGTCGGCCTGCAGCTCGGCGGCCTCATCTCCGGCGCGGTTGTGACCGAGTCGATCTTCGGTCTGCCCGGCTTCGGCAAGATGACCATCGACGCGGTGTTCCAGCGGGACTACCCGGTGATCCAGGCGGTCGTCCTGCTGACCGCTACGGCGTACATCGTGATCAATTTCCTGGTCGACCTGCTCTATTCGGTCATCGACCCGCGCATCCGGGTGGCGGGTGAGGCGGCATGA
- a CDS encoding GTPase, giving the protein MSIGEPRAAGGPYHNGQTPPTPTNREVTHMAESSDHSDFDRIMAAARLAYEEQLREIGTFNLAVFGDTGVGKSELINAIFGIETAKTGRGDAQTVKLERHRRTTEDPLTIYDNVGFVTGGGSTEELAGTIRKIVTDLRLGPQEAWIHVVWFVHNPLTNRFTKEQGELISAIHEMGLPVMLVLTHAAKLGDAVMPAVAEVAADIAGRGLPLAANGRVFMVNSIAMPQLGGPTLPAQGLDELLEATIRLVPSAAAAINAVQRLDLSVQRKEAIRILRNYRKVAVGAGAGAVLPVPAADLVGLGVTLAAMIAKISATYALPIRKQQLLKVTAIAVVGVTGMHGAAVKGGVKVAERVAVKQAAKESGMQLGRYVPGANVIVGTAGAVSAAGLTTAAAHAWMRVCEYLLARPRLMRTVDDPTLLDLFRTFYQRRKSAPPEGLT; this is encoded by the coding sequence TTGTCGATCGGTGAACCCCGCGCCGCGGGTGGGCCGTATCACAATGGGCAAACGCCGCCGACGCCGACAAATAGGGAAGTGACGCACATGGCCGAATCGAGCGACCATAGCGACTTCGACAGAATCATGGCTGCCGCCCGGCTCGCATACGAAGAGCAGCTTCGGGAGATCGGCACGTTCAATCTCGCGGTTTTCGGCGACACCGGAGTCGGGAAGAGCGAGCTGATCAATGCGATCTTCGGTATCGAAACAGCGAAGACCGGCCGCGGCGACGCGCAAACGGTCAAGCTCGAACGGCACCGGCGGACCACCGAGGACCCACTGACGATCTACGACAACGTCGGGTTCGTGACCGGCGGCGGCTCCACGGAGGAACTCGCCGGCACCATCCGCAAGATCGTCACGGACCTGCGGCTCGGCCCGCAGGAAGCGTGGATCCACGTCGTCTGGTTCGTGCACAACCCGCTCACCAACCGATTCACCAAGGAACAGGGCGAGCTGATCTCGGCCATCCACGAGATGGGGCTGCCGGTGATGCTCGTCCTGACCCACGCCGCCAAGTTGGGCGACGCGGTGATGCCGGCCGTCGCCGAGGTGGCGGCCGACATCGCGGGCCGTGGCCTGCCGCTGGCCGCCAACGGCCGGGTGTTCATGGTGAACTCGATCGCGATGCCGCAACTCGGCGGGCCGACCCTTCCCGCGCAAGGGCTCGACGAACTTCTCGAGGCGACCATCCGACTCGTCCCGTCGGCGGCCGCGGCGATCAACGCGGTGCAGCGGTTAGACCTGTCGGTGCAGCGTAAGGAAGCCATCCGGATCCTGCGGAACTACCGGAAGGTCGCGGTCGGTGCGGGCGCCGGCGCGGTCCTCCCGGTCCCCGCCGCAGACCTCGTCGGACTGGGCGTGACGCTCGCGGCCATGATCGCCAAGATCAGTGCCACCTACGCGTTGCCGATCCGCAAGCAGCAACTGCTCAAGGTGACCGCGATCGCCGTGGTCGGAGTCACCGGCATGCACGGTGCGGCCGTCAAGGGAGGTGTCAAGGTCGCCGAGCGGGTCGCCGTCAAGCAGGCGGCGAAGGAGAGCGGCATGCAGCTGGGCAGGTATGTCCCGGGCGCCAACGTCATCGTCGGCACGGCCGGTGCCGTGTCCGCGGCCGGGTTGACCACGGCGGCCGCCCATGCGTGGATGCGGGTCTGCGAATACTTGTTGGCGCGTCCCCGGCTCATGCGCACCGTCGACGACCCCACTCTGCTGGACCTGTTCCGCACCTTCTATCAACGGCGCAAGAGCGCGCCGCCGGAGGGCCTCACCTGA
- a CDS encoding AfsR/SARP family transcriptional regulator, with product MTDPVRLQILGPLRVWRADTEMDAGPPQQRCLLAFLLAREGHAVGMNELIEVLWGHARPATAANIIQKYVGGLRRLLEPGLAPRAPGAFLARHRNGYRFTAGPQTLDLVLFRQLVAEAKAHAGQDELGAALDRYDSALRLVRGPAGEGLADTPAARAAFARLDGEFLDAVLAAADIAGQVGRPALLVEPLRRAADLDPLNEIVQASLVTTLAAAGYRARALAAYRSACERLVEELDIEPGPHLEDAYRRVMGACRVACIRGCPRGD from the coding sequence ATGACCGACCCGGTGCGGCTCCAGATTCTCGGCCCGTTGCGGGTGTGGCGCGCGGATACCGAAATGGACGCCGGGCCACCACAGCAACGGTGTCTGCTGGCGTTTCTGCTGGCCCGCGAAGGGCACGCGGTCGGCATGAACGAGCTGATCGAGGTGCTCTGGGGCCACGCACGGCCCGCGACCGCCGCCAACATCATCCAGAAATACGTCGGTGGGCTGCGCCGGCTCCTCGAACCCGGCCTGGCGCCGCGGGCTCCGGGTGCGTTCCTGGCGCGGCACCGCAACGGATACCGCTTCACCGCCGGACCGCAAACCCTCGACCTCGTCCTGTTCCGGCAACTGGTCGCGGAGGCGAAGGCGCACGCGGGTCAGGACGAACTCGGCGCGGCCCTGGACCGCTACGACAGCGCGTTGCGGCTCGTCCGCGGCCCCGCCGGCGAGGGCCTGGCCGATACGCCGGCGGCCCGGGCCGCGTTCGCCCGCCTCGACGGAGAGTTCCTCGACGCGGTGCTCGCCGCCGCCGACATCGCCGGCCAGGTCGGCCGCCCGGCGCTGCTCGTCGAGCCGCTGCGGCGCGCGGCGGACCTGGACCCGCTCAACGAGATCGTCCAGGCGAGCCTGGTGACGACGCTGGCGGCCGCCGGTTACCGGGCCCGGGCGCTGGCGGCCTACCGGTCGGCCTGTGAGCGGCTCGTCGAGGAACTGGACATCGAACCGGGACCGCACTTGGAGGACGCCTACCGCCGGGTGATGGGCGCGTGTCGAGTCGCGTGCATTCGGGGCTGCCCTCGCGGTGATTAG
- a CDS encoding VOC family protein: MDRPRLTHVRVNVRDLDAAIVWYEDLLGVPAKGHWPPENPTYAHFDVGAAQFAVGRYEPVPAGARFNFEVDDVDAWWARLGPSADVVEPLFDTPYGSRKFTIRDPDGNELGFVQA; the protein is encoded by the coding sequence GTGGACCGTCCCCGCCTGACCCACGTGCGGGTCAATGTGCGCGACCTTGATGCGGCCATCGTCTGGTATGAGGACCTCCTGGGCGTTCCCGCCAAGGGTCATTGGCCTCCGGAGAACCCGACCTACGCGCATTTCGACGTGGGTGCCGCACAATTCGCCGTCGGCCGCTACGAACCGGTGCCGGCCGGCGCGCGGTTCAACTTCGAGGTCGACGACGTCGACGCGTGGTGGGCCCGGCTGGGCCCTTCCGCCGACGTCGTCGAGCCGCTCTTCGACACGCCTTACGGGTCGCGCAAGTTCACGATCCGCGACCCCGACGGCAACGAGCTGGGCTTCGTGCAGGCATAG